In Kwoniella pini CBS 10737 chromosome 4, complete sequence, one DNA window encodes the following:
- a CDS encoding histone H2A, translating into MSSGGKGKSSSETKSSSRSSKAGLQFPVGRIHRLLKKGNYAQRVGSGAPVYLAAVLEYLAAEILELAGNAARDNKKSRIVPRHLQLAVRNDEELNKLLGSVVISQGGVLPHIMAELLPAKTKGKAKASQEV; encoded by the exons ATGTCATCCGGTGGTAAAGGAAAATCCTCTTCTGAAactaaatcttcttcccGATCATCCAAGGCCGGTCTTCAAT TCCCTGTCGGTCGTATCCACAGACTTTTGAAGAAAGGTAACTACGCTCAACGAGTTGGTTCCGGTGCTCCAGTCTACCTCGCTGCCGTTCTCGAAT ACCTTGCCGCTGAAATCCTTGAATTGGCCGGTAACGCTGCTCGAGACAACAAGAAATCTCGTATCGTACCAAGACATTTACAACTTGCCGTTCGAaacgatgaagaattaaacAAACTTCTCGGTTCAGTCGTTATCTCTCAAGGTGGTGTTCTTCCTCACATTATGGCTGAACTTCTTCCAGCCAAAACCAAAGGAAAGGCTAAGGCTTCTCAAGAAGTTTAA
- a CDS encoding histone H2B, which produces MAPKSVASKAPASQASKAPAPAASKAPAKAAKSTAPAKEGGKKRSKKRVESYSSYIYKVLKQVHPDTGISNKAMAILNSFVSDIFERIASEASKLASYNHRSTISSREIQTAVRLILPGELSKHAISEGTKAVTKYSSSK; this is translated from the exons ATGGCTCCTAAATCCGTCGCTTCCAAAGCTCCTGCTTCCCAAGCTTCTAAAGCTCCTGCTCCTGCTGCCTCCAAAGCTCCTGCCAAG GCCGCTAAGAGCACCGCTCCCGCTAAGGAAGGTGGTAAGAAGAGATCCAAGAAGAGAGTTGAATCATACTCTTCTTACATCTACAAAGTACTTAAACAAGTTCACCCAGATACCGGTATCTC TAACAAAGCTATGGCTATCTTAAACTCTTTCGTTTCCGATATCTTCGAGCGAATTGCTTCTGAAGCTTCTAAACTTGCTTCATACAACCACCGATCAACTATCTCTTCTCGAGAAATCCAAACTGCCGTTCGACTTATCCTTCCCGGAGAATTGTCCAAACACGCTATCTCTGAAGGTACCAAGGCCGTTACCAAATACTCTTCCTCCAAGTAA
- a CDS encoding histone H3, giving the protein MARTKQTARKSTGGKAPRKQLATKAARKQTTTSAAGGVKKPHRYRPGTVALREIRRYQKSTELLIRKLPFQRLVREIAQDFKTDLRFQSSAVLALQEASEAYLVSLFEDTNLAAIHAKRVTIQPKDLQLARRLRGERS; this is encoded by the exons ATGGCTCGAACTAAACAAACAGCTAGAAAATCAACTGGTGGTAAAGCCCCAAGAAAGCAAC TTGCTACCAAAGCTGCTAGAAAACAAACTACCACTTCCGCCGCTGGTGGTGTTAAGAAACCTCACAGATACAGACCAGGTACTGTAGCTCTTagagaaattagaagataCCAAAA ATCTACTGAATTACTTATTAGAAAACTTCCTTTCCAAAGATTAGTTAGAGAAATTGCTCAAGATTTTAAAACTGATTTAAGATTCCAATCTTCTGCTGTTTTGGCACTTCAAGAAGCTTCCGAAGCTTACCTTGTATCTCTATTTGAAGATACTAACTTGGCCGCTATTCACGCTAAAAGAGTTACAATTCAACCTaaagatcttcaacttgCTAGAAGACTTAGAGGTGAAAGATCTTAA
- a CDS encoding uroporphyrinogen decarboxylase: MSAIEKYDIPQVKNLDKWQEVEKSFPPLKNDLLLRAAKGEETERAPVWVMRQAGRYLPEFLEVRKSHSFFECCQTPSIASTLTLQPIDRYSKLDASIIFCDILVIPQALGMEVLMEPSKGPVLPKPLINPDDIKRLNKNVNVEKELGYLFEAITLTRKGLLGRVPLIGFCGAPWTLMAYMCEGGGSKTFEKSKSWLYKYPKESKELLRIIADVCADLLVGQVLAGAQMLQVFDSWAGELTPYQYKEFAYPASIYISHKVKSILKQIGHSGIAITLFAKGANSPSTFKLLSDPLITGYDTLGLDWTVDPLEVREFVGTKVNLQGNFDPTVLYGGKQGIENEVKRLSEIWKKAKGGWIANLGHGITPNVKPEDMGWFLECVHKYSKRD, translated from the exons ATGTCTGCAATCGAGAAATACGATATACCTCAAGTGAAAAATCTTGATAAATGgcaagaagttgaaaaatcttttccacctttGAAGAATGATTTATTACTTCGAGCTGctaaaggtgaagagaCTGAACGTGCACCTGTATGGGTTATGAGACAAGCTGGAAGATATCTTCCTG AATTCCTTGAAGTAAGAAAATCACattcattttttgaatGTTGTCAAACACCTTCAATAGCTTCTACATTAACTTTACAACCAATTGATAGATATTCAAAACTTGACGCTTCAATAATATTTTGTGATATTTTAGTCATACCCCAAGCATTAGGTATGGAAGTTTTAATGGAACCTTCAAAAGGTCCTGTTTTACCAAAACCTTTAATAAATCCTGACGACattaaaagattaaataaaaatgttaacgttgaaaaagaattaggaTATTTATTTGAAGCTATAACTTTAACTAGAAAAGGATTATTAGGTAGAGTACCTTTAATTGGATTTTGTGGTGCACCTTGGACTTTAATGGCATATATGTgtgaaggtggtggatCAAAaacttttgaaaaatcaaaatcttgGTTATATAAATATccaaaagaatcaaaagaattattaagAATAATAGCGGATGTTTGTGCTGATTTATTAGTTGGTCAAGTACTTGCTGGAGCTCAG ATGTTACAAGTATTCGATTCATGGGCAGGAGAATTAACACCATATCAATATAAAGAATTTGCTTATCCAGCatcaatttatatttctcataaagttaaatcaattttaaaacaaattgGTCATTCAGGTATTGCAATTACATTATTTGCAAAAGGTGCAAATTCTCCTTCAACATTTAAATTACTTTCTGATCCTTTAATTACAGGATATGATACTTTAGGATTAGATTGGACTGTTGATCCATTAGAAGTAAGAGAATTTGTTGGAACAAAAGTTAATTTACAAGGTAATTTTGATCCAACCGTTTTATATGGAGGTAAACAAGGTATAGAAAATGAAGTTAAACGTTTAAGtgaaatttggaaaaaagCAAAAGGTGGTTGGATTGCTAATTTAGGTCATGGAATTACACCAAATGTTAAACCTGAAGATATGGGTTGGTTTTTAGAATGTGTACATAAATATTCTAAGAGggattga